The Conger conger chromosome 15, fConCon1.1, whole genome shotgun sequence genome contains a region encoding:
- the LOC133111507 gene encoding C-signal-like isoform X2, with the protein MSGGFSTCRSVLITGANRGLGLQMVKDLAKSNERPDRVFATARKPADAKELQDLARSNSRVHIITLDVNSQTSIDTAVQEVTSLVGNEGLNCLINNAAIAIPGELETVTADNMMKVFESNAVSPLMVTKAFLPLLRAAATRGSGMGIHRAAVVNMSSSLGSIQLNWGPDVTFRAYAYRTSKAALNMLTRCLARQLEAEGVLCMALHPGWVRTDMGGPTATLSVEESTSGVLSVIAGLSEKDHGQFQNYKGETLPW; encoded by the exons ATGAGCGGGGGATTTAGCACGTGCCGTTCGGTGCTGATCACAGGTGCGAACAGGGGCCTCGGACTCCAAATGGTAAAAGACCTGGCGAAAAGTAACGAGAGGCCGGACAGAGTTTTTGCGACGGCCCGTAAACCAGCGGATGCTAAG gagTTGCAAGATCTGGCCAGAAGTAATTCGCGTGTACACATTATAACTCTCG aCGTGAACAGCCAGACCAGTATAGACACCGCCGTACAGGAAGTGACGTCACTGGTGGGAAACGAGGGGCTGAACTGCCTGATAAATAATGCTGCCATCGCCATACCCGGTGAGCTCGAGACGGTGACTGCCGACAACATGATGAAGGTCTTCGAAAGCAACGCTGTGTCACCGCTCATGGTCACCAAG GCGTTCCTGCCGTTGCTGAGGGCAGCAGCTACACGGGGAAGCGGGATGGGCATCCACAGGGCTGCTGTGGTGAACATGTCCTCCAGCCTTGGCTCCATCCAGCTGAACTGGGGCCCTGACGTCACCTTCAGGGCCTACGCGTACAGGACCTCCAAG GCGGCTCTGAACATGCTGACGCGGTGTCTGGCCCGGCAGCTGGAGGCAGAGGGGGTCCTGTGTATGGCTCTGCACCCAGGCTGGGTGCGCACAGACATGGGAGGGCCCACG GCTACGCTGAGTGTGGAGGAGAGCACCTCTGGTGTGCTCTCAGTCATCGCTGGATTGTCAGAAAAAGACCACGGACAATTCCAGAACTACAAGGGCGAAACCCTGCCTTGGTGA
- the LOC133111507 gene encoding C-signal-like isoform X1, with translation MSGGFSTCRSVLITGANRGLGLQMVKDLAKSNERPDRVFATARKPADAKYLESAYLQPKISNCARISPTSEELQDLARSNSRVHIITLDVNSQTSIDTAVQEVTSLVGNEGLNCLINNAAIAIPGELETVTADNMMKVFESNAVSPLMVTKAFLPLLRAAATRGSGMGIHRAAVVNMSSSLGSIQLNWGPDVTFRAYAYRTSKAALNMLTRCLARQLEAEGVLCMALHPGWVRTDMGGPTATLSVEESTSGVLSVIAGLSEKDHGQFQNYKGETLPW, from the exons ATGAGCGGGGGATTTAGCACGTGCCGTTCGGTGCTGATCACAGGTGCGAACAGGGGCCTCGGACTCCAAATGGTAAAAGACCTGGCGAAAAGTAACGAGAGGCCGGACAGAGTTTTTGCGACGGCCCGTAAACCAGCGGATGCTAAG tatctggaatctgcatatctccagcccaagatctcaaattgcgctagaatctcgccgacttccgag gagTTGCAAGATCTGGCCAGAAGTAATTCGCGTGTACACATTATAACTCTCG aCGTGAACAGCCAGACCAGTATAGACACCGCCGTACAGGAAGTGACGTCACTGGTGGGAAACGAGGGGCTGAACTGCCTGATAAATAATGCTGCCATCGCCATACCCGGTGAGCTCGAGACGGTGACTGCCGACAACATGATGAAGGTCTTCGAAAGCAACGCTGTGTCACCGCTCATGGTCACCAAG GCGTTCCTGCCGTTGCTGAGGGCAGCAGCTACACGGGGAAGCGGGATGGGCATCCACAGGGCTGCTGTGGTGAACATGTCCTCCAGCCTTGGCTCCATCCAGCTGAACTGGGGCCCTGACGTCACCTTCAGGGCCTACGCGTACAGGACCTCCAAG GCGGCTCTGAACATGCTGACGCGGTGTCTGGCCCGGCAGCTGGAGGCAGAGGGGGTCCTGTGTATGGCTCTGCACCCAGGCTGGGTGCGCACAGACATGGGAGGGCCCACG GCTACGCTGAGTGTGGAGGAGAGCACCTCTGGTGTGCTCTCAGTCATCGCTGGATTGTCAGAAAAAGACCACGGACAATTCCAGAACTACAAGGGCGAAACCCTGCCTTGGTGA
- the LOC133111656 gene encoding cytochrome c oxidase subunit 8B, mitochondrial: MSGFNRSFNLLRTTLRPHIIPKANLTEKPAKHALTAGETAIGLLSMFAVILGPSGWILANLQEYKKR, translated from the exons ATGTCGGGCTTTAATCGTTCTTTTAATCTTCTCAGAACTACACTGAGACCCCACATCATCCCGAAAGCCAACCTTACGGAGAAGCCTGCCAAGCATGCTCTAACTGCGGGG GAGACGGCCATTGGACTGCTGTCCATGTTCGCCGTCATCTTGGGGCCGTCGGGGTGGATCCTGGCCAACCTGCAGGAGTACAAGAAGCGGTGA